Proteins encoded in a region of the Paenibacillus wynnii genome:
- a CDS encoding MBL fold metallo-hydrolase: MTLIIIAAIIVVILTVAYLVMSYYPSFGGRVPRNNRHRLIHSPQYANGKFLNQIPTVMDTSLRSSLSILGEFIKGNPRSKPENALLPEPLNLTQGVQETKVTWFGHSAVLLEVNGVTLFIDPMLGTSPSPFPVIGGRRYSKKLPVEVRDLPALDAVLLSHDHYDHLDYGSIQLLKDKAKRFIVPLGVGAHLIRWGVEPQRIEEHDWWDEFQFQGLQLACTPARHFSGRSLLDRNSTLWCSWVIKAATCSIFFSGDSGYGPHFLEIGNKYGPFDLTLMECGQYDTRWAAIHMMPEQAIQAHLDVKGKLMIPIHWAAFTLALHDWTDPVERAWQAAKERGTLLATPRIGETVFVQSPDYPSSPWWR, from the coding sequence ATGACCTTAATTATTATTGCTGCGATTATTGTAGTTATCCTTACAGTTGCCTATTTGGTAATGAGCTACTACCCATCCTTTGGTGGAAGAGTCCCAAGGAATAACCGGCATCGACTTATCCATTCACCTCAATATGCGAACGGTAAGTTTCTGAACCAGATTCCTACAGTGATGGACACCAGCTTACGTAGCTCGCTCTCTATATTAGGTGAGTTTATTAAAGGAAACCCACGCTCGAAACCCGAAAATGCCCTATTGCCGGAACCATTAAACCTTACGCAGGGAGTCCAGGAAACAAAGGTGACCTGGTTCGGTCACTCCGCCGTATTGCTCGAGGTAAACGGGGTTACCCTATTTATTGATCCTATGCTTGGAACCTCGCCCTCGCCCTTTCCGGTGATAGGCGGACGTCGCTACAGTAAGAAGTTGCCCGTAGAGGTTCGTGATCTACCTGCATTGGATGCTGTATTGCTTTCGCATGACCATTACGACCATCTTGATTATGGTTCTATCCAATTACTGAAGGATAAAGCTAAGAGGTTCATTGTCCCCTTAGGGGTGGGTGCTCACCTGATCAGATGGGGTGTTGAACCCCAACGCATTGAAGAGCATGATTGGTGGGATGAATTCCAGTTCCAAGGACTGCAGCTGGCTTGTACACCAGCCCGGCATTTCTCCGGCAGAAGTTTATTGGATCGTAATTCTACACTCTGGTGTTCTTGGGTTATAAAGGCTGCTACCTGCAGTATCTTTTTTAGCGGAGATAGTGGCTATGGCCCTCATTTCTTAGAGATTGGAAATAAGTACGGACCGTTTGATCTGACATTAATGGAATGCGGCCAGTATGATACGCGCTGGGCAGCCATTCATATGATGCCTGAACAGGCCATCCAAGCTCATCTGGATGTTAAAGGGAAGCTGATGATCCCGATTCACTGGGCGGCTTTTACCCTCGCCCTGCATGATTGGACAGATCCGGTGGAACGGGCTTGGCAGGCAGCCAAGGAACGGGGTACACTGCTTGCCACACCTAGAATAGGGGAGACTGTATTTGTACAATCACCCGATTACCCTTCATCCCCGTGGTGGAGGTAA
- the gdhA gene encoding NADP-specific glutamate dehydrogenase gives MIVVPTLDADSNYNKALRYIDKVYEELVARNPQEPEFHQAVKEILASLLPILAAEPKYQDQAILERLVEPERLITFRVPWTDDHGKVRVNRGYRVQFNSSIGPYKGGLRFHPSVNASIIKFLGFEQIFKNALTGQHIGGGKGGSDFDPKDKSDGEIMRFAQSFMTELQNYIGPDEDVPAGDIGVGAREIGYLFGQYKRIRGGYPAGVLTGKGILYGGSQARTEATGYGAVYFVNEMLKENHLSLQGSRIIVSGSGNVAIYAMQKAEQLGAKVVACSDSAGYIYDENGIHINTVRRLKEVERKRISEYVKEHPQAVYFQNSTQIWRIPCDIALPCATQNEIDEVMARTLIANGVKAVGEGANMPSTIEAIHLFQEAGVLFAPAKAANAGGVAVSALEMAQNSMRLSWSFAEVDAKLHEIMGNIYRQSMDAAQQYGQPGNLLVGANIAGFRIVAEAMLAEGVI, from the coding sequence ATGATCGTTGTCCCTACTCTTGATGCAGATAGCAATTACAATAAGGCCTTACGTTATATCGATAAGGTATACGAAGAGCTTGTTGCCCGAAATCCACAGGAGCCGGAATTCCACCAAGCTGTGAAGGAGATTCTTGCCTCCTTACTTCCCATTCTTGCTGCGGAACCGAAATATCAGGATCAAGCCATTCTGGAGAGGCTGGTCGAACCGGAACGACTCATTACCTTTCGGGTGCCTTGGACAGATGACCATGGCAAGGTCAGAGTTAACCGGGGATATCGGGTGCAATTTAACAGTTCCATCGGTCCCTATAAGGGAGGGCTGCGTTTTCACCCCTCCGTTAATGCCAGCATCATTAAGTTTCTCGGCTTCGAACAAATTTTCAAGAACGCCCTTACCGGCCAACATATCGGAGGAGGCAAAGGCGGCTCGGACTTTGACCCGAAGGACAAATCAGACGGAGAAATCATGCGTTTTGCTCAGAGCTTCATGACAGAGTTGCAGAATTACATCGGCCCAGATGAGGATGTACCCGCAGGAGATATCGGTGTTGGAGCGCGCGAGATCGGGTACCTGTTCGGGCAATATAAGCGGATTCGCGGTGGGTACCCTGCTGGAGTCCTAACCGGCAAAGGCATATTATACGGTGGAAGCCAGGCACGTACAGAAGCAACTGGTTACGGAGCGGTTTATTTTGTGAACGAGATGCTGAAGGAAAACCACTTAAGTCTGCAAGGAAGCCGGATCATTGTATCTGGCTCCGGTAATGTAGCTATTTATGCAATGCAGAAGGCAGAGCAGTTGGGGGCCAAGGTGGTCGCTTGCAGTGATTCCGCGGGCTACATCTATGATGAGAATGGCATACACATTAATACGGTACGACGTCTTAAGGAAGTGGAGAGAAAACGAATTAGTGAGTATGTGAAGGAACATCCTCAGGCTGTCTATTTCCAGAATTCCACGCAGATCTGGAGGATCCCTTGTGATATAGCTCTTCCTTGCGCTACGCAGAACGAAATTGATGAGGTAATGGCAAGAACACTTATAGCAAACGGCGTAAAAGCCGTGGGGGAAGGTGCCAATATGCCATCTACCATTGAGGCTATACACCTATTCCAAGAAGCCGGAGTACTATTCGCACCCGCTAAAGCCGCCAATGCAGGGGGCGTAGCCGTATCTGCGCTTGAAATGGCTCAAAACAGCATGCGGTTATCGTGGAGCTTCGCGGAAGTAGATGCCAAGCTGCATGAGATTATGGGGAATATCTACCGCCAATCCATGGATGCTGCTCAGCAGTATGGACAGCCCGGCAATCTACTCGTAGGTGCCAACATCGCCGGATTTAGAATCGTAGCGGAAGCCATGCTCGCTGAGGGTGTTATTTAA
- a CDS encoding HAD family hydrolase, producing MYQTYIFDLYGTLIDIETDEEDPVVWERLALHFGYHRMAITGAELQERFLLERDAQLEEAAKNCQYPDFVMEEVFRSIARQWGEEPSEAWLQETVRWLRTLSMIHISLYDGVPQMLQSLREQGKKVFLLSNGQKTFIEAELTMLGIIQRFDGIAISSVAGVSKPDPLFYRYLAATYNADLSSAIMIGNDPRTDIEGALSVGIDSCYIHTASSPSNIEVKSNIQIWDGDLRQILGWNL from the coding sequence ATGTATCAAACGTATATTTTTGACCTGTACGGCACACTTATTGATATAGAGACAGATGAAGAAGATCCAGTGGTCTGGGAGAGGCTGGCCCTTCATTTTGGTTATCATAGAATGGCAATAACGGGAGCGGAGCTTCAAGAAAGATTTCTGCTGGAGAGGGATGCACAGCTTGAGGAGGCCGCGAAAAACTGCCAGTATCCTGATTTCGTGATGGAGGAAGTCTTTCGGTCTATCGCTCGTCAATGGGGAGAGGAGCCTAGTGAGGCTTGGTTGCAGGAAACGGTAAGATGGCTGCGGACGTTGTCTATGATTCATATTTCGCTGTATGACGGAGTTCCCCAAATGCTACAGTCGTTAAGAGAACAGGGTAAAAAAGTGTTCTTACTCTCGAACGGCCAGAAGACGTTTATCGAGGCTGAGTTGACGATGCTTGGCATCATACAGCGATTTGACGGGATTGCGATTTCCTCAGTTGCCGGAGTGAGTAAACCGGATCCGCTGTTCTATCGTTATTTAGCGGCTACATATAATGCCGATTTAAGCTCGGCTATAATGATCGGCAATGATCCTCGAACAGATATTGAAGGGGCATTAAGTGTAGGTATAGACTCCTGTTACATTCATACAGCTTCTTCTCCGTCCAATATAGAAGTCAAAAGCAATATACAGATCTGGGATGGCGATTTACGTCAAATTCTCGGCTGGAACCTATAG